In Natronoarchaeum philippinense, a single window of DNA contains:
- a CDS encoding 5-(carboxyamino)imidazole ribonucleotide synthase, which produces MATPLSTPGPTLGVVGGGQLGRMLAEAAGPLGIELVVLDPTPECPASPVCRDQIVGEFDDDEAVRELAERSDFLTFEIELADPELLERVQEETGVPVHPSPDTLRMIQDKLVQKDALTDAGIPVPEYRAVDDADELRDALDELGSPAMVKAREGGYDGRGNAPIESPEDAEAVLDEIGGAAMVEAFVEYERELSVIGVKGADGVATFPAGENVHREEILRETVVPARADEDVRRRAQEVATDVLELMDGRGVYGIELFQGPDDEILVNEIAPRPHNSGHWTIEGAVTSQFEQHVRAVTGRPLGATDRRSPTVMTNLLGDVEETQPAALRGVEEILGTSRAALHWYGKRDARPLRKMGHVTLTGADDADVEDLLARVRGLRDSATFVGQD; this is translated from the coding sequence CGCCACTCTCTACGCCCGGCCCGACACTCGGAGTCGTCGGCGGCGGACAGCTCGGACGGATGCTTGCGGAGGCTGCCGGCCCGCTCGGGATCGAACTCGTCGTGCTCGATCCCACGCCGGAGTGTCCGGCCTCTCCGGTCTGTCGGGATCAGATTGTCGGGGAGTTCGACGACGACGAAGCGGTCCGCGAACTCGCCGAACGGTCGGACTTCCTGACCTTCGAGATCGAGCTAGCCGATCCCGAACTGCTCGAACGCGTCCAAGAGGAGACCGGCGTTCCGGTTCATCCCTCGCCGGACACGCTCCGGATGATCCAAGACAAGCTCGTCCAGAAGGACGCGCTGACCGACGCCGGCATTCCGGTTCCCGAGTACCGAGCGGTCGACGACGCCGACGAGCTGCGCGACGCCCTCGACGAGCTGGGTTCCCCGGCGATGGTGAAAGCCCGAGAGGGCGGCTACGACGGCCGCGGGAACGCCCCGATCGAATCGCCCGAGGACGCCGAAGCCGTGCTCGACGAGATCGGCGGCGCGGCGATGGTCGAGGCGTTCGTGGAGTACGAGCGCGAACTGTCGGTCATCGGCGTCAAGGGCGCCGACGGCGTCGCGACGTTCCCCGCCGGCGAGAACGTCCACCGCGAGGAGATCCTCCGGGAAACGGTCGTGCCCGCGCGTGCCGACGAGGACGTGCGCCGACGCGCACAGGAGGTCGCCACCGACGTTCTCGAACTGATGGACGGCCGGGGCGTCTACGGCATCGAGCTGTTTCAGGGACCCGACGACGAGATTCTGGTCAACGAGATCGCGCCGCGGCCCCACAACTCTGGCCACTGGACGATCGAAGGTGCAGTCACATCGCAGTTCGAACAGCACGTGCGCGCGGTGACCGGCCGTCCGCTCGGCGCGACCGACCGCCGGTCGCCGACCGTGATGACGAACCTACTGGGCGATGTCGAGGAGACCCAACCCGCCGCGCTCCGCGGCGTCGAGGAGATTCTGGGGACCTCGCGCGCCGCGCTCCACTGGTACGGCAAGCGCGACGCTCGCCCGCTGCGGAAGATGGGCCACGTCACGCTGACCGGCGCGGACGACGCCGACGTGGAGGACCTGCTCGCACGGGTTCGCGGGCTCCGCGATTCTGCCACGTTCGTCGGACAGGACTGA
- a CDS encoding AIR carboxylase family protein produces the protein MTGSAEVDSLIEELHAQAEQDRDPEATPDVGIIMGSDSDLDVMAGSEDGRAGAYDAFVEELGFEEQTDYDDPPESRFTFETFVVSAHRTPELMYAYGETAADRGIDVLIAGAGGKSADLPNMTASIAYPLPVIGVPVQEKSVDSVIGMPTGAPLVAVDAGKSFNAALSAAQILAREHDELRDRLVEYHENLQDDVGVVSRDLHELGTPEFRERRE, from the coding sequence ATGACGGGATCTGCAGAAGTGGATTCGCTGATCGAGGAGCTACACGCACAGGCCGAACAGGACCGCGACCCCGAGGCCACGCCCGACGTGGGCATCATCATGGGGAGCGACTCGGATCTCGATGTGATGGCCGGCAGTGAGGACGGCCGCGCCGGCGCCTACGACGCGTTCGTCGAAGAGTTGGGCTTCGAGGAACAGACCGACTACGACGATCCGCCGGAGAGCCGCTTTACGTTCGAGACGTTCGTCGTCTCTGCCCACCGGACGCCCGAACTGATGTACGCCTACGGCGAGACCGCCGCCGACCGCGGCATCGACGTGCTCATCGCAGGCGCGGGCGGGAAGTCCGCCGACTTACCGAACATGACGGCCTCGATCGCGTACCCGCTGCCGGTGATCGGCGTCCCCGTCCAAGAGAAGTCAGTCGATTCTGTGATCGGGATGCCCACCGGCGCGCCGCTGGTCGCCGTCGACGCCGGGAAGTCCTTTAACGCCGCACTGTCGGCAGCGCAGATCCTCGCTCGCGAGCACGACGAGCTCCGCGATCGCCTCGTAGAGTACCACGAGAACCTGCAGGACGATGTCGGCGTCGTTTCGCGAGACCTCCACGAACTCGGGACGCCCGAGTTTCGGGAGCGCCGGGAGTAA
- a CDS encoding NADH-quinone oxidoreductase subunit A translates to MSWIAVGALALVAVLVPLGMIAVSWLLRPTVPEDSKRATYESGEIPTGGTQIRFNIQYYMVALLFLVFDVETVFVFPWTIVYQSVIEDFGLVRALVPMLVFIGTLVVGLVWAWRNGAVKWARSVRVADPSGNVEQ, encoded by the coding sequence ATGTCATGGATAGCAGTCGGCGCGTTGGCGCTGGTAGCCGTTCTGGTACCGCTCGGGATGATAGCGGTATCGTGGCTGCTGCGGCCGACCGTGCCGGAAGACAGTAAACGCGCCACCTACGAGAGCGGCGAGATCCCGACAGGGGGGACGCAGATCCGTTTTAACATCCAGTACTACATGGTCGCGCTCCTGTTTCTCGTATTCGACGTCGAGACCGTGTTCGTCTTCCCCTGGACGATCGTCTACCAGTCGGTGATCGAGGACTTCGGACTCGTCCGTGCCCTCGTCCCGATGCTGGTGTTCATCGGTACGCTCGTCGTCGGTCTCGTCTGGGCCTGGCGCAACGGCGCAGTCAAATGGGCCCGCAGCGTGCGGGTCGCAGACCCCTCAGGAAACGTTGAACAATGA